A region of Tenuifilum sp. 4138str DNA encodes the following proteins:
- a CDS encoding response regulator — MDATGNISVLHIDDEPTNVLLFEVNFRRYYQVISSNSGADGLTKLTQNPNIDVIFCDMKMPGMNGLEFAREAAKVKPGIPCFILTGYDISPEIYHAINEGWVSGYIQKPFEVDQIISAVNKATRTTAD; from the coding sequence ATGGATGCAACAGGAAATATCAGCGTGCTCCACATCGACGATGAGCCAACAAACGTACTGCTTTTTGAGGTAAACTTCCGGAGGTATTACCAGGTAATAAGTTCCAACTCCGGTGCTGATGGGTTAACAAAACTTACCCAAAACCCAAACATCGATGTTATTTTCTGCGACATGAAAATGCCTGGTATGAACGGGCTTGAATTTGCCCGTGAGGCAGCAAAGGTAAAACCGGGAATACCCTGCTTCATCCTGACAGGCTACGATATTTCGCCCGAAATATACCATGCTATTAACGAGGGATGGGTAAGCGGTTACATACAGAAACCGTTTGAGGTTGATCAAATTATTTCAGCTGTAAATAAGGCTACCCGAACAACCGCTGATTAG
- a CDS encoding PAS domain S-box protein: MSIRKLYSHPYSAILAALLTASVFIFMFIYLAVNQRKHIYESSKEVSKEVLRQTAGETQLYFTAAYVVANSIQQRAIILKQKNGTRNDIKNLLKDVLTSNPNILGAWVLWESNAYDQNDSRFNHSNEFPCNGRLGITYFRDNDTLYSEIVPCNDYQSFFYTDAKQKRSAVLSEPYLFRYTNYSNLYFGCTISVPIMSDTTFLGVVGVDINLNFLQNAISSVKLFDTGFLYLVSPKGLIVSYPDSTKIRKNFYLEESRADSAYTAKAFMGNEVSAETYSNYLKERVFRFYYPINLYLSDKPWMVISEIPIEKASSRSRQVVWVATFVMAIGMLLIFYLVLNIFERRKYQQRIEDALCEAEKQKANAVESFQNYLEIFNSTSEAIFIHDAETGVIIDVNDQMLKMYGLHSKEEVIGKHVDFFSSGIEPYDTNGAQERIKQAIEAGSAVFEWQSKRSDGSIFWSEVSLKFTFINGKNRVLAVVRDVSDRKIAQQALEYRERKFRELADLLPLVVWEVDLNARFTYANNIGFKLFGYTQEDLEKGITIIDLIAPEDRQRVAQNIKKLFIEGKTSDEEYLALRKDGSIFPANIFSSVVYENNIPKGLRGILIDVTEKKKAEQEIKEREQLYRTVVESLNEALMMVDNNDRILFVNTRFTEMFGYKPEEVIGKVGNEFLIPEERRHEIVEANNQRKQGIKNVYEMQFKAKDGRMVDCMVSGAPVYNAHGAVTGSIGAIVDITELRKAEKAYHETMMLFETLSHMSPVGIFRTDAQGKTTYVNPKWCELSGLTPEQAKGDDWIKAVHPEDRQKILDGWYERVNLEESSSTEYRFLKPDGTVVWVLGNALPEKNADGINGYIGTITDITQIKQAQEKLERSERRFRELTELLPQSIWEIDLNGMVTFVNKYGLENMGYTYEDFKKGVNIFETIVPEFREETIRLFKRRLQGETAPGLEYPAQRRNGERFPALVYSSPIVDNGIVVGLRGISIDITEIKKTQQELETYRNHLELLVKERTEELEAVNEELTSANEELYNQREKLIETLQELKNAQQTLIQSEKMASLGLLAAGVAHEINNPLNFIQGGIIAIEGYINDKFKAQKSELQPLVDAIKEGVKRSAQIVRSLNQYSRADYTKHSNVDLHRVIDNCLILLSNQYRDRIEIIKHYNEDSTSIYCNEGQIHQSFMNILINAIQAIDGTGKITITTKSTDKTCRVIFEDTGCGIDHENLTKIFDPFFTTKEPGVGTGLGLSITYNIIKEHKGNINIHSERGKGTKVTVVLPKSS; this comes from the coding sequence ATGAGTATTCGTAAACTATACTCACATCCCTATTCAGCAATACTTGCAGCATTGCTTACGGCCAGCGTGTTCATTTTCATGTTTATCTACCTGGCAGTAAACCAGCGTAAACACATTTATGAATCGTCCAAGGAGGTCTCAAAGGAGGTGCTTCGTCAAACTGCTGGCGAAACCCAGCTCTATTTCACTGCAGCCTATGTGGTTGCTAATTCAATTCAGCAACGTGCAATAATACTGAAGCAAAAAAATGGAACCCGCAACGATATTAAGAATCTTTTAAAGGACGTTCTTACCAGCAACCCTAATATTTTAGGGGCTTGGGTTCTATGGGAATCCAATGCTTACGACCAGAATGATTCCCGGTTTAATCATAGCAATGAATTCCCTTGCAATGGACGTCTCGGGATAACATACTTTCGCGATAACGATACATTATACTCTGAGATTGTTCCATGCAACGATTACCAATCGTTCTTTTATACCGATGCAAAACAAAAGCGCAGTGCGGTTCTCTCTGAACCATATCTGTTCAGGTACACCAACTATAGCAATCTGTATTTTGGATGTACCATTTCCGTTCCAATAATGAGCGATACAACCTTCCTAGGTGTTGTGGGGGTTGACATAAACCTTAACTTTCTACAGAATGCAATATCTTCAGTAAAACTTTTCGACACCGGATTTTTATACTTGGTTTCCCCTAAAGGGTTAATTGTTAGCTATCCCGATTCTACTAAAATTCGGAAAAATTTTTACCTAGAAGAAAGTAGAGCCGATAGTGCCTATACCGCCAAGGCCTTTATGGGAAATGAAGTTTCTGCTGAAACCTATTCAAATTACCTAAAAGAAAGAGTATTTCGGTTTTACTATCCAATTAACCTATACCTGAGCGATAAACCCTGGATGGTAATTAGCGAAATACCCATTGAGAAAGCATCGTCACGTTCAAGGCAGGTGGTATGGGTGGCAACTTTTGTTATGGCTATAGGTATGCTGCTTATTTTTTACCTCGTTCTCAACATCTTTGAGCGCCGTAAATACCAGCAACGTATCGAGGATGCGCTCTGTGAGGCAGAAAAACAGAAAGCCAATGCGGTTGAAAGTTTCCAAAACTACCTTGAAATCTTCAACTCTACCAGCGAAGCTATTTTTATTCACGATGCCGAAACAGGAGTAATTATCGATGTAAACGACCAGATGCTTAAAATGTATGGATTACATAGTAAGGAAGAGGTAATAGGTAAGCATGTCGATTTTTTCTCCTCAGGAATTGAACCATACGATACTAATGGAGCCCAGGAACGGATAAAACAAGCAATAGAGGCTGGTAGTGCTGTTTTTGAATGGCAAAGCAAACGATCCGATGGCTCAATTTTCTGGTCTGAGGTTTCGCTTAAGTTCACTTTTATTAATGGTAAAAACAGAGTGCTAGCTGTAGTCCGCGATGTAAGCGACAGGAAAATTGCCCAGCAAGCACTGGAGTACCGGGAGCGTAAGTTCCGTGAACTAGCCGACCTTTTACCCCTGGTTGTTTGGGAAGTTGACCTAAATGCGCGATTTACCTATGCCAACAACATTGGGTTCAAACTTTTCGGCTATACCCAGGAGGATCTGGAGAAAGGCATCACCATTATCGACCTCATTGCCCCTGAAGATAGGCAGAGGGTTGCCCAAAATATTAAAAAACTCTTTATTGAAGGTAAAACATCTGACGAGGAGTACCTTGCCCTCAGAAAGGATGGTTCAATTTTCCCAGCCAACATATTCTCAAGCGTTGTTTACGAAAACAATATCCCAAAAGGGCTTAGAGGGATTCTAATTGATGTAACCGAAAAGAAAAAGGCTGAACAAGAAATCAAGGAGAGGGAACAGCTCTATAGAACTGTGGTTGAAAGCCTGAATGAGGCGCTTATGATGGTCGATAACAACGACCGTATACTATTTGTGAACACCCGATTTACAGAGATGTTTGGATATAAGCCGGAAGAGGTAATTGGGAAAGTAGGAAATGAGTTTTTAATTCCTGAGGAAAGGCGACATGAAATAGTTGAGGCAAATAATCAACGGAAACAGGGGATAAAGAATGTTTACGAAATGCAGTTCAAGGCCAAAGATGGCCGAATGGTCGATTGCATGGTTAGTGGCGCACCTGTTTACAATGCTCATGGTGCTGTAACTGGTTCTATTGGAGCAATAGTTGATATCACCGAACTCCGAAAAGCCGAAAAAGCATACCATGAAACCATGATGCTTTTCGAGACCCTCTCCCACATGTCGCCCGTAGGCATCTTCCGAACCGACGCTCAGGGTAAAACCACCTATGTTAATCCAAAGTGGTGCGAACTATCCGGATTAACACCCGAACAGGCAAAAGGCGATGATTGGATTAAGGCTGTTCATCCGGAGGATAGGCAAAAGATACTCGATGGTTGGTACGAAAGGGTTAATTTAGAGGAAAGCTCATCAACTGAATACCGATTCTTAAAACCCGATGGTACAGTGGTTTGGGTTCTGGGCAATGCTTTGCCCGAAAAAAATGCCGATGGAATCAATGGTTATATAGGAACCATTACCGATATCACCCAAATAAAACAAGCCCAGGAAAAGCTAGAACGGAGCGAGCGGCGATTCCGTGAGCTTACCGAACTCCTACCCCAGTCCATTTGGGAAATTGACCTAAACGGAATGGTAACCTTTGTGAACAAGTATGGGCTGGAAAATATGGGTTACACCTATGAGGACTTTAAAAAAGGGGTGAATATCTTTGAAACCATTGTTCCTGAATTTAGGGAAGAAACTATCAGGCTTTTTAAACGACGGCTGCAGGGGGAGACTGCACCTGGGCTTGAGTACCCAGCACAACGCAGGAATGGCGAACGATTCCCTGCTCTTGTGTACTCATCCCCTATAGTTGATAATGGAATAGTTGTTGGGTTAAGGGGGATTTCCATTGATATTACAGAAATAAAGAAAACCCAACAGGAACTTGAAACCTATAGAAACCACTTGGAGCTACTTGTAAAAGAACGCACTGAGGAACTCGAGGCAGTAAACGAGGAGCTAACCTCAGCCAACGAGGAACTTTACAATCAGCGCGAAAAGCTAATAGAAACCTTACAGGAACTAAAGAACGCTCAGCAAACCCTAATCCAATCGGAGAAAATGGCATCGCTTGGTTTGCTTGCGGCTGGGGTTGCTCACGAAATAAATAACCCCCTGAATTTCATACAGGGAGGCATTATTGCCATTGAGGGATATATCAACGATAAGTTTAAAGCACAAAAAAGCGAGCTACAGCCATTAGTTGATGCTATCAAGGAAGGAGTTAAACGCTCAGCCCAGATTGTAAGAAGCCTTAACCAGTATAGCCGTGCCGACTATACAAAACACTCAAATGTTGATTTACACAGGGTGATTGACAACTGTCTGATACTACTTTCCAATCAGTACCGCGATAGAATTGAGATCATAAAGCATTACAACGAGGATTCAACAAGTATTTACTGTAACGAGGGCCAAATACACCAATCGTTCATGAATATTCTCATCAATGCCATTCAAGCTATCGATGGCACAGGGAAAATAACCATAACAACAAAATCAACGGACAAAACCTGTAGGGTGATTTTTGAGGATACCGGATGCGGAATTGACCACGAAAATTTGACAAAGATTTTCGATCCGTTCTTTACCACCAAGGAGCCTGGAGTGGGAACAGGGCTGGGGTTATCCATCACCTACAACATCATAAAGGAACACAAAGGGAATATTAACATACACTCCGAAAGGGGCAAAGGAACAAAAGTTACAGTAGTTTTACCTAAATCGAGCTAG
- a CDS encoding DUF6427 family protein translates to MLLKSAQKSRFGAIAFILLLLFAIWLATLMGKSPTYSFLFDSFPMPFYQALANLLSHYPIGYKLTAVILFFISGIYLLVLNNKFIILKNRSYLPILFYALCAAAFLPIQRLNPALVSVFLVLLSIDHLFVIYQKNAPLDNLFRAGLAIGLATLFYAPAVSIAVWALLTLLVLRPFNVREWFVLLFAFIVPWLIYMLVLFIINDDILKPYYAFVTSLFTESEPAVDDKLFWIFGSFLAIPFGVSLIGTYQKLAFQKIIIRRYYSIFLYLFLIGVVSFFLVPGVSYEIFYFTAIPSAFIMSSYFADAKQNFWNELLLWLPIIGAIVVQVVMLI, encoded by the coding sequence ATGCTTCTCAAAAGTGCCCAAAAAAGTAGATTTGGAGCAATAGCGTTCATTTTGCTTCTCCTGTTTGCAATTTGGCTTGCCACCCTTATGGGTAAATCGCCAACCTACTCATTCCTTTTCGATAGTTTTCCAATGCCGTTCTACCAAGCTTTAGCCAATTTACTTAGCCATTACCCTATTGGGTACAAGCTAACAGCTGTAATCCTTTTCTTTATTTCAGGAATTTACCTGCTGGTGTTAAACAATAAGTTTATCATATTAAAGAATCGGTCGTACCTGCCAATTCTGTTTTATGCACTATGCGCTGCAGCCTTTTTACCTATTCAACGGTTAAACCCAGCGCTGGTATCAGTATTCCTGGTGCTGCTCAGCATCGACCATTTATTTGTCATTTACCAGAAAAACGCCCCCCTCGACAACCTTTTTAGGGCAGGATTAGCAATAGGTTTAGCTACCTTGTTTTATGCTCCTGCAGTATCTATTGCAGTTTGGGCACTACTTACTTTGCTAGTACTGCGTCCCTTCAATGTTAGGGAATGGTTTGTTTTGCTATTCGCCTTTATCGTTCCCTGGCTTATTTACATGCTTGTACTTTTCATTATTAACGATGATATTCTTAAACCATACTATGCTTTTGTTACAAGCCTTTTCACCGAATCGGAACCTGCTGTTGATGATAAACTATTTTGGATTTTTGGAAGTTTTCTGGCAATTCCCTTCGGGGTATCGCTTATAGGTACCTATCAAAAATTGGCTTTTCAAAAAATTATCATTCGCCGCTACTACTCCATTTTCCTTTACCTTTTTCTGATTGGGGTTGTATCATTCTTTTTAGTTCCAGGTGTATCGTATGAGATATTCTACTTTACTGCTATACCCTCAGCATTCATCATGTCATCATATTTTGCTGATGCTAAACAGAACTTTTGGAACGAACTTTTGCTGTGGTTACCAATTATTGGTGCAATAGTGGTTCAGGTTGTAATGCTGATTTGA
- a CDS encoding magnesium transporter CorA family protein: MISFWKRDIGLHPTAEWEPYCWVNVENPTNEEKRYLLDELGVPDAFYNDIEDVDERPRIEYENGWFFILMRLPYKNTDLKIPYTTVPLGIIFKDEVFVSISFYRCEVIPDFIQFSVRKGILIKDHFDQVLRIMLSSSVWFLKYLKQINNDIKEAENQLERSIRNEELQDLLRIEKSLVFFTTSLKGNDILLHRIKNLRSYRDTYNPELLEDVEIELRQAQETTSVYSDILSGMMDAYASVISNNLNIVMKRLTSISIVLMIPTLIASFYGMNVPNNMETHPWAFGAIVIASITISVFALLIFMRKKWY, translated from the coding sequence ATGATTTCATTCTGGAAAAGGGACATTGGTTTACATCCAACTGCCGAATGGGAACCCTACTGCTGGGTAAACGTCGAAAATCCTACTAACGAGGAAAAACGCTATTTGCTCGATGAGCTCGGGGTACCCGATGCTTTCTACAACGATATTGAGGACGTTGACGAGCGCCCCCGTATTGAGTATGAGAACGGGTGGTTTTTTATCCTGATGCGATTACCTTATAAGAATACCGATCTGAAAATTCCCTACACCACAGTCCCTCTTGGTATTATTTTTAAGGATGAGGTATTTGTGTCAATCAGTTTCTACCGTTGCGAGGTGATCCCTGATTTCATTCAATTCTCGGTTCGTAAGGGAATTTTAATAAAGGATCATTTCGATCAGGTACTCAGGATAATGCTATCGTCAAGTGTATGGTTCCTGAAGTACCTAAAACAGATAAACAACGACATTAAGGAGGCCGAAAACCAGCTTGAACGTTCCATCCGTAACGAGGAACTACAGGATCTGCTTCGCATTGAGAAGAGCTTGGTGTTCTTTACCACATCGCTAAAGGGCAACGATATACTGCTGCACAGGATAAAAAACCTGCGTAGCTACCGCGATACCTATAATCCGGAACTGTTGGAGGACGTAGAGATTGAGTTACGCCAGGCACAGGAAACTACAAGCGTTTACTCCGACATTCTAAGCGGTATGATGGATGCTTACGCTTCGGTTATATCCAATAACTTAAACATTGTGATGAAGCGTTTAACCTCTATCTCCATTGTGCTTATGATTCCAACACTAATTGCTAGTTTTTATGGGATGAATGTTCCCAATAACATGGAAACTCATCCCTGGGCATTTGGTGCTATAGTTATTGCATCGATAACTATATCTGTTTTTGCTTTGCTGATATTCATGCGGAAAAAGTGGTACTAA
- a CDS encoding 3'-5' exonuclease yields MKYAIVDIETSGGSWQRDRITEIAIYIHDGNCITNEFKTLVNPETIIPYYITQLTGITNEMVANAPKFYEIAREVVLLTHECIFVAHNAPFDYRFIQAEFKRLGYDYHREVLCTVKLSRRVFPGYGSYSLGNICNTLGIEIENRHRAAGDALATTKLFEKILFETNGDFTPFVKAKR; encoded by the coding sequence ATGAAATATGCCATAGTTGATATTGAAACATCGGGCGGTAGCTGGCAGCGCGATAGGATAACTGAAATTGCCATTTACATTCATGACGGAAATTGTATAACCAACGAGTTTAAAACACTGGTTAACCCTGAAACCATAATCCCATACTACATTACACAGCTAACGGGTATCACAAATGAAATGGTGGCCAATGCGCCAAAGTTCTACGAAATAGCTCGGGAGGTGGTATTGCTTACACACGAATGCATATTTGTAGCCCACAATGCACCATTCGATTACCGGTTTATTCAGGCTGAGTTTAAACGTTTGGGCTATGATTATCACCGCGAAGTGCTCTGTACCGTTAAGCTTAGCCGACGGGTTTTCCCGGGATATGGCTCATACAGCCTGGGCAACATTTGCAACACTTTAGGAATTGAAATTGAGAATCGCCATAGGGCTGCTGGCGATGCGCTGGCTACAACAAAACTCTTTGAGAAAATTCTTTTTGAAACTAACGGGGATTTTACCCCATTTGTTAAAGCCAAAAGGTAA